In Ruania alkalisoli, the DNA window ACTGCTGTGGCGGCGTATCGAGGACATCCACAAGAGCGCCACCCTGTCGCTGGCGCCGTCGAGCTATGCCTGCGGGCAGTTGATCGACCGGGGCGTCCACCGGGTGGCGGTGTGGCCGCACGGTGTCGACCGCGACCGGTTCTCACCGGTGCACCGCGACGACGCGCTTCGTTCGCAGTTGGCGCCCAGTGGTGAGGTGCTCGTCGGCTACGTGGGACGGCTCGCCCGGGAGAAGCAGGTCGAGGACCTCGCCACGGTGCAGGACCTGCCGGGCGTCCGGGTGGTGATCGTCGGTGACGGGCCGCGGGATGCATGGCTGCGGCGGGTGCTCCCGAGGGCGACCTTCACTGGTCGCCTTGACGGCTGCGACCTTCCCCGGATGATGGCCAGCCTCGACGTTTTCGTGCATACCGGGGAGATGGACACCTTCGCTCAGACAATTCAGGAGGCCCAGGCGTGCGGGGTGCCGACGATCGCGCCGGCTCGCGGTGGACCGATCGACCTCATCCAACACGGCGAAAACGGCTTCTTGTATGCGCCGGGCGACCTCGAGGCCATGCGTGCGCAGGTGGCATGGCTGGTTCAGCACCCGGTCAGTCGTGCGGAGATGGGGATGACGGCGAGGGAGTCGACCGACGGCCGCAGCTGGGATGCCGTCAACGAGCAGGTGACGGTCCACTACCGCAACGCTATCCGCTTCGCCGAACGCGACCGGGAGGCCGGCCACCGGCCCGCGCGGCGGTGGTTGCTGACCCGCTAGAGCGTCTCAGTACCCGAGCGCGGAGTCGGTAGGCTCATCCGGTGCCTGTGATGACACTGACCGCTGCCGACTTGGGCGAGGACCGGCTGGCCGACTACACCCGGCTGACTGACGTGGCCCTTCGCCGTCTGCTCGAGCCCGAGCGAGGGCTGTTCATGGCGGAGTCCTCCACAGTGATCCGGCGAGCCGTGGCGGCCGGTTACCGGCCGCGGTCGTTCCTCATGGCGCCGCGCTGGTTGGCCGACCTTGAGGACCTGCTGGCGCAGGTGGGTGCCGGTGAGCACGGAGAGGTGCCCGTCTACCTCGCCGAGGAGGATGTGCTGCACACCATCACCGGTTTCCATCTGCACCGCGGGGCGCTCGCGGCGATGCACCGGCCGGAACTACCGGCCGTCGCAGATCTCCTCGCGGACGCTCGCCGGGCGGCGAGGCACAGCGAGGGTCCACGCCGTTCGAGGATCGCAATCTTCGAGAACTTCGTCGATCACACGAATCTCGGGGCGGCATTCCGCAGTGCCGCTGCACTTGGGGTCGACGCTGTGCTCGTGACGCCTAGCTGTGCTGACCCTCTATACCGCCGTTCGATCCGCGTGTCGATGGGCACGGTCTTCCAGGTGCCGTGGACCCGCCTAGGCAGATGGCCGGCAGACATGGATCTGCTGAAGGAGGCTGGCTACGTCGTGGCAGGTATGACACTGGGTGAAGGTGCGATCTCGCTCGACGCGTTGGTCGCGGAGGACCACCAGCACCTGGCATTGGTCTTCGGCACCGAGGGGCATGGTCTGACGCCAGCGGTCGACCAACGCCTTGATCGACGAGTGACGATCCCCATGATGCACGGCGTCGATTCACTCAACGTGGCGGCTTCGTCGGCTATTGCCTTCTACGCGACCCGGTCGTGACGCTCGGCACCGGTCGCGCCGATAGCATGGGCGCCCCGTAGCTGACATGAGGGAGGGGCCGGTGCCGGACCGCCGACCGACCAGTGCGCCTCGGCCGACCAGTGCCGACGTCGCACGGCTCGCGGGCGTCTCGCGCACCGCCGTCTCGTTCGTGCTGAACGGCCGCGGGACCGGCAACATCTCGGCCGAGAACGCCGATCGCATCCGTGCCGCGGCCGCCCAGCTCGGATATGTGGCGAACTCGGCCGCGGTGAACCTGCGGCGGCGGTCCACGGCGACGCTGGGGGTGATCACCGACGAGATCACCCAGAGCCCGTTCGCCGGCAGACTGTTGCAGGGAGCCCGGGAGGCCGCATACGCACGCGGCTACGTGACGATCGTGGCCGACTACGGACGTGACCCGGCGCGAGAGCGGGAGATGGTCGCGGCGTTGCGGGCCCGCCAGGTCGACGGTTTCGTGCACGCGGCGATGTCGATGCGCGAGTACGAGCCCGCTGCCGGGATGCTCGAGGTTCCGGCGCTGCTGGCCAACTGCGTCAGCCGCAAAGGACCTGCGGGGGTGATCGCCGATGAAGAGCAGGGAGGGGCTCTCGCGGTGGAAGCGGTGCTCTCGCGCGGGCACACCCGCGTGGCGATGCTGGCGGGGGTCGAGGGAGCACGACGGGAGAGCGCGACCGAACGCCGCATTGCGGGCGTGCAGCGCGCCGCTGCGGCTGCTGGTGCGCGCGTCCGGGTCGTCGACGCCGGGTGGCAGATCGCAGACGGTGTGCGGTGGGGGACGGCGCTCCTCGATGCCCCGGCTGGTGAACGCCCGACGGCGCTCCTCGCTGCCCGCGACCGTGTGGCCCTCGGCGTCCTCCTGGCCGCCGCTCACCTCGGGTTACGGGTTCCCGAGGACGTCTGCGTCGTCGGCTATGACGACGAGGATCAGATCGCCGCCGAGGCCGTCCCGGCACTGACCACGGTGGCTCTGCCGCATCAGCAGATCGGCGAGCGGACCGTCGATCTGCTGCTGGCGCACCTGCTCGATGGCGATCCACTGCCGGATTCCGATGTCCGCGTGCCGTGCCGTCTCGTGCTCAGGGAGTCGGTGGGCCCAGCTCCCAACCGGTGACGGCGCAGCTCGCTTCCACCTGCCAGGTCTCCCCGGCGCGGGGGTAGGCACGGACGGTGCTGGCCCGGCCGTCGACGAAGGCCTCCAGCACCGAGCCGTCGACCAGTACGGTCGCGGAGGTGGCCGCAGCGGCTGACCACACCTCACGGATGCCGTTGGGGCCGACCAGGCGCACGTGCACCTCGCCCGCTTCGGCGGTCGTGATCTCCCAGGCGGGCATAGCGAAGGTGCCGTTCTCGGTCACGGTGAGGGGCCGCCGTCGCAGGCCGGTGAGCTCGGCGGCGGGTGCGCTGTGGACCTGTGGATGGTCCGCCGTCTGGGCCAGGAACAGCTCACGGGGGAACGTGAGTGCACCCGCCCACCCGGCCGCCTCGACCTCGGCGTCGGTGCGGTCGCTGCGGGACTCCCACGTCCATCCCCACAGCAGCACCCGCCCCTGGTGCACGATCGCCTGCGGGGCATAGAAGTCGGGGCCGTCGTCGAGCCGGTGCCCGGCGTCAGGAAGGAACCGGGGGTGAGTGCCGGTGAGATCGAGCTCGCCGAGCAGCACAGTGACGCCGTCGAGCTGGGGGACTCCCGGCTCGTCGTGCCACAGCGAGACGATCAGTGCCCATCTGTGGCGTTCCTCGTCCGCACTCGGGAGCCGCACCAGCTGCGGACACTCCCAGATCTGGGCGTGGGCGAGCTGCCGCAGGTCCGGTGCGAGGTCGGGACCGGTGAGCAGGTCGCCGAGGAGCTCCCAGCGCTCCAGATCGGTGGCGTCGTAGATCAAGACGACAGGAGTGCCGTCCGTCCGGCCGCCGCCGAGAAGTGCATATCGCCGGCCATCGACGCTCACGAGGAACGGGTCGCGCATCTCCCGCAGGCCGGGCGCCGGGGGAGCAGCGAACTGGTCGGACTGCTGCCACGTGCCGTCCTGGCGACGCCTGGCCACTGCCGCACCCGCCTGTGCCGGGTCGCCGGGCATCGCGGTGTAGACGAGCACAGGCTCATCGTCGGCCATCGCGGCGACGCCGCTCCACACCCCGCCGGCGTCGATCGTCTGCCGGCGCGGGCGTAGGGCGATCGGCTCGTCGGTCCAGGTGAGCAGGTCGTCCGAGGTGGCGTGACCCCAGCAGATGTTCCCGTGCACCGGAGCGTCCGGATTGTGTTGGTAGAAGACGTGCCAGGTGCCGTCGATGCAGGCGATGCCGTTCGGGTCGTTCACCCAGCCCGAGGGCGGTCGCACATGCAGACGAGGGAAAGGGTCGAGGCGAGGATGGGGCACGGGTACTCCCACGAGAATCAGAGATCAGCGACCTAACACGTGACAGGTACGATCCTGTGCATCGCCGTGTCCTGTCAAGCCGATCGCTACCTCACGCAGGCGTGGCCGCCTCCGGGAGGCCCAGTGTGTCCGCGAGGAGAGACAGCTGCTGCGCGAACAGGGCGTCGGGGTCGCTGAAGGTCTCCGGGCCGTACTGGCCGAACAACTCGGCGGTTATCGCGCCGATGAGTGCGTGCCAGACCAGAAACGTGCGGCCTATGGTGACATCGTCGCCAGTGAGTGCGAGCTCGCGGCGCAGCACCTCGTAGTCCGCGGTCGGGGCGGGGGCGGGCCCGCTCGGCACTGGAGTCAGGCGGCCGGTGCGGTAGGCCCGTTCGACCAGGTCGGCGAGGGCGAGGATGACGCGGGTTCCAGGGTCAGTGGTCCGTTCCCCAGGTGCGTCGTAGCCGGGGACCGGAGTTCCGTAGAGCAGGGCGTACATCGCCGGTTCGCTCGTGGCCCAGCTTCGCAAGGCATTCCCGAGCGCGTAGAAGCGGGTGCGTTCGCCCTCTGTTGCCGCGGAGGTGAGGGCTGCGTCGACGGCGTCCCCGAGTTCGTTGTACCCCTCCACCACGAGCAGGGTCAGCAAATCGTCCCGGCTGCGCACGTAGCGGTACACGGCAGAGGAGACGACACCGAGGTCACGGGCGACCGCGCGTAGCGACAGGCTCGCAGCGCCGCCGGTCGCCAGGTGGGTGCGGGCGATCCGGATGATGTCGCGTTCGGTCTGGGCGCGGGCGCGCTCGCGGGGGGTGGGGCTCATCGGTTGATCGTGGCGCATCGAGAGAGCGCATGCAACTGAAGAGAGCGGTGCTCTTGATTTCGCGCCCCAACCCTGTCATCGTGAACGAGAGCGGTGCTCTCACTTTGTCCAGATCCTCAGGAGTTGTCATGTCTTCGATCCACATCGTCACCGGAGCCGGACCCGTCGGTTCCACCCTTGCACTGCAACTGGCTGAGGCGGGTGAGCGGGTGCGGGTACTCACGCGTTCCGGCTCAGGGCCGGAGCACCCATTGGTGGAGCGTCGTCGCGTCGACGCTTCAGACCGCTCCGCGCTCCGGGAGGCGTGCGAGGGGGCCGTCAGCATCTACCACTGCATTCATGGTTCCCGGTACGAGGCGGCCACGTGGCGGGCTGAGCTCCCCGCCGCCGAGCAGGTGGTCCTGGACGTCGCGGGAGAGGTCGGCGCCGTCGTGGTCTTCCCGGAGAGCCTCTACTCTTACGGCGTGGTCGAGGCTCCGATGACCGAGTCCGGATACGGGCGGGCGAGCGGAGGCAAGCTCGGCGTGCGCAGCGATCTGCTCGCTGCGCGCGGGGCTCATACCACGCCCACCGTGAGTGTGGCGGCGTCGGACTTCTACGGCCCGCGGGTGCGCACCGCACATGCGGGGGAGCGCTTGGTGCCGGCGGTGTTGGCCGGTAAGAGGCTCTGGCTCGTCGGAAGCCTCGACCAGCCGCACTCGTTCACCTACGTACCCGATCTGGCGCGGGCCATGATCACGGTGGCAGGCCGGGAAGAACTGTGGAACACCTTCCTGCTCGCCCCGACCGCGCCGCCGGTCACGCAGCGCGAGCTGGTGACGCAGGTGGCCCGGACCGGTGGAATCGCAGTACCGCGCATGGGTGCGATCCCTGTCGGTCTGATGCGCGCACTCGGCATCGTCTCCTCCGCGATGCGCGAGTTGGCCGAAACCGGCTACATGTTCGACCGCCCGTTCGTTGTCGACTCATCCCGCAGCGAGGCGCTCCTTGACCAGGAGCCGACACCGTTGGCCGAGGGACTGAAGGAAACCGTGCGGTGGTGGCAGTGACGATCGCGTGGGCTTGTCGCCCCGCGATAGGGCAGGCTAGGCAGTATGACCGATCGCCAGTCGCTGATGCTGCTCGACACCGCCTCGCTGTACTTCCGCGCCTTCTTCGGCGTCCCTGATTCGATCACCGCCCCGGACGGAACGCCGGTGAACGCGGTGCGCGGGCTGCTGGACTTCCTCACCCGGCTGATCGACCAGTATCAGCCTACGCACGTGGCGTGCTGCTGGGACAACGACTGGCGCCCGCAGTGGCGGGTGGACCTGGTGCCCAGCTACAAGGCGCACCGGGTGGTCGAGGAGGTTCCCGAGGGCAGTGACGTGGAAGAAGTGCCGGATCCGCTGGCGGTCCAGGTTCCGGTCATCGCCGAGACGCTCGCGGCACTCGGAATCGCGGTGGTCGGAGCCGATGGCTACGAGGCGGACGACGTGATCGGCACGCTCGCCACCGACGCCGGAATGGCCGTGGACGTGGTGACGGGGGACCGGGATCTGTTCCAATTGGTCAGCGACGGCGGTGACAACGATCCTGGTGGTCCAGGCCACCGGGTGCGCGTCCTCTACACCGCGCGCGGGGTCGGGCGGCATGAAGTGCTCACCGATGCCGTCGTGCAGGAGAAGTACGGGGTCGCGGCCGCTCGCTATGCCGATTTCGCCACGCTGCGCGGGGACAGTTCCGACGGTCTGCCCGGGGTGAAGGGTGTCGGGGAGAAGACAGCCGCCTCCCTGTTGGCCAGCTACGGCGACATCGCCGGAGTGAGGGCCGCTGCGGCCGATCCCGGCACCCCGCTCGCTGCCGGGATGCGCGCGAAGATCAACGCCGCCGCGGACTACCTCGACGTCGCGCCACGCGTGGTGGCCGTAGCGCGTGACATCGAGGCTATCGACCGCAGTGCACTCGACCTGCGCCGCCCGGGGAGCGTGCCCGAGCGTCCCGCGCCCGCCGACCCCGAGGTGTTGGCCGCCCTGGTCTCCCGGTGGGGACTGGACTCGTCGGTCGAGCGACTGCTCGCGGTACTGCGCGGCTGAACGGATCGCCCGGCTGACGGGTTCGGCCGGCGGGATGGGCCCGCTATGTCGGCGGACGCCTGCTACACGAGCGTGACCTCGATCCCGGCCCCCCGGAGTGAGGCCACCACCGACTGGTCGGCCCTGTCGTCGGTGATCACCGCGTCGATCTGCGCTGCCGGGACGATGCGCGCGAACGCGCGGTGGCCCAGCTTGGAGGAGTCGGCAACCACCACCACCCGGGCCGAGCGCGCGGCGAGAGAGGCTGCGATGGAGGCTTCGCCGTCATCATGAGCACACGCTCCCGCGTCGGCATCGAGACCGTTCACACCGAGGAACAGTGTGTCGATCTCGACCTGCCCGAGCAGGAGGTCAGCGAGCGGGCCGGTGAGCTCATAGCTCTGCGCCCGCACCACGCCCCCGGTCACCACGACGCGTAGGTGTGCACGGACGGCGAGCTCGCCGGCGATGTTGACGGCGTTGGTCACCACGGTGACGGGCTGGCCACTGTCGCGCAGGCCGGTGTGGACCGCGAGTTCACGGGCGACCTCGGTCGTGGTGGTGCCGCCGTTGATCGCCACCACCTGACCCGGCTGGACGAGGTGAGCGGCGGCCACGGCGATCCTCGCCTTCTGGGCACTGTGGCGCGCCGCCTTGTACCGCAACGGAAGATCCCCGGAGGAGGGTTGCATCCGAGCGCCGCCTCGGGTGCGCACCACGAGCTGCTGGGCGGCAAGGGAATCCAGGTAGCGCCGAGCCGTCGCGGGCGAGACACTGAGTTCGGAGACGACATCTTCGACTTGCACGTGGTCGCGCGCGACCACCATGTCCAGCAGCGAGGCCAAACGGTCGTCGCGATTCATCGCCCCTCCTTGATGTTTTCTGATTGATAACAGGGTACTATGATCAGAAACGTTCAACCAGTGAAGGGGTTATCCGTGTCAGACGCAGCACCGCAGTCGCAGACCAGCGTCGAGGTCGCCTCCCAGCCCGAGGTGTGGGAATGGGCGGTCGCGCACACCCGTGACTCGGCTGGCCTGCCCGCCAAGGGTGAACGCGTCGCCGTGGTCGGATGCGGCACCTCCTGGTTCATGGCGCAGTCCTACGCCGCGCTGCGCGAGGCCGCTGGACACGGAGTCACGGACGCCTTCACCGCATCGGAGTTTCCTGCCGGACGCTCCTATGACCGGCTCGTGACCATCTCCCGTTCGGGCACCACCACCGAGATCGTCCAGCTCCTGTCCGCCACGGCTATTCCCAGCGT includes these proteins:
- a CDS encoding glycosyltransferase family 4 protein, which encodes MRIAVVAESFLPQANGVTVTLLRLLEYLAARGDEVLVLAPAAGRGQDEVTCYAGASVRRFRAVPLPGYGELRLSTPRVRTLEDHLRSFDADVIHLAAPFLLGWQAIGAARALDLPSVAVYQTEVPSYAKRYRMRQIEPLLWRRIEDIHKSATLSLAPSSYACGQLIDRGVHRVAVWPHGVDRDRFSPVHRDDALRSQLAPSGEVLVGYVGRLAREKQVEDLATVQDLPGVRVVIVGDGPRDAWLRRVLPRATFTGRLDGCDLPRMMASLDVFVHTGEMDTFAQTIQEAQACGVPTIAPARGGPIDLIQHGENGFLYAPGDLEAMRAQVAWLVQHPVSRAEMGMTARESTDGRSWDAVNEQVTVHYRNAIRFAERDREAGHRPARRWLLTR
- a CDS encoding TrmH family RNA methyltransferase, translating into MTLTAADLGEDRLADYTRLTDVALRRLLEPERGLFMAESSTVIRRAVAAGYRPRSFLMAPRWLADLEDLLAQVGAGEHGEVPVYLAEEDVLHTITGFHLHRGALAAMHRPELPAVADLLADARRAARHSEGPRRSRIAIFENFVDHTNLGAAFRSAAALGVDAVLVTPSCADPLYRRSIRVSMGTVFQVPWTRLGRWPADMDLLKEAGYVVAGMTLGEGAISLDALVAEDHQHLALVFGTEGHGLTPAVDQRLDRRVTIPMMHGVDSLNVAASSAIAFYATRS
- a CDS encoding LacI family DNA-binding transcriptional regulator — its product is MPDRRPTSAPRPTSADVARLAGVSRTAVSFVLNGRGTGNISAENADRIRAAAAQLGYVANSAAVNLRRRSTATLGVITDEITQSPFAGRLLQGAREAAYARGYVTIVADYGRDPAREREMVAALRARQVDGFVHAAMSMREYEPAAGMLEVPALLANCVSRKGPAGVIADEEQGGALAVEAVLSRGHTRVAMLAGVEGARRESATERRIAGVQRAAAAAGARVRVVDAGWQIADGVRWGTALLDAPAGERPTALLAARDRVALGVLLAAAHLGLRVPEDVCVVGYDDEDQIAAEAVPALTTVALPHQQIGERTVDLLLAHLLDGDPLPDSDVRVPCRLVLRESVGPAPNR
- a CDS encoding glycoside hydrolase family 32 protein; this encodes MPHPRLDPFPRLHVRPPSGWVNDPNGIACIDGTWHVFYQHNPDAPVHGNICWGHATSDDLLTWTDEPIALRPRRQTIDAGGVWSGVAAMADDEPVLVYTAMPGDPAQAGAAVARRRQDGTWQQSDQFAAPPAPGLREMRDPFLVSVDGRRYALLGGGRTDGTPVVLIYDATDLERWELLGDLLTGPDLAPDLRQLAHAQIWECPQLVRLPSADEERHRWALIVSLWHDEPGVPQLDGVTVLLGELDLTGTHPRFLPDAGHRLDDGPDFYAPQAIVHQGRVLLWGWTWESRSDRTDAEVEAAGWAGALTFPRELFLAQTADHPQVHSAPAAELTGLRRRPLTVTENGTFAMPAWEITTAEAGEVHVRLVGPNGIREVWSAAAATSATVLVDGSVLEAFVDGRASTVRAYPRAGETWQVEASCAVTGWELGPPTP
- a CDS encoding TetR/AcrR family transcriptional regulator; this translates as MSPTPRERARAQTERDIIRIARTHLATGGAASLSLRAVARDLGVVSSAVYRYVRSRDDLLTLLVVEGYNELGDAVDAALTSAATEGERTRFYALGNALRSWATSEPAMYALLYGTPVPGYDAPGERTTDPGTRVILALADLVERAYRTGRLTPVPSGPAPAPTADYEVLRRELALTGDDVTIGRTFLVWHALIGAITAELFGQYGPETFSDPDALFAQQLSLLADTLGLPEAATPA
- a CDS encoding NAD-dependent epimerase/dehydratase family protein, whose translation is MSSIHIVTGAGPVGSTLALQLAEAGERVRVLTRSGSGPEHPLVERRRVDASDRSALREACEGAVSIYHCIHGSRYEAATWRAELPAAEQVVLDVAGEVGAVVVFPESLYSYGVVEAPMTESGYGRASGGKLGVRSDLLAARGAHTTPTVSVAASDFYGPRVRTAHAGERLVPAVLAGKRLWLVGSLDQPHSFTYVPDLARAMITVAGREELWNTFLLAPTAPPVTQRELVTQVARTGGIAVPRMGAIPVGLMRALGIVSSAMRELAETGYMFDRPFVVDSSRSEALLDQEPTPLAEGLKETVRWWQ
- a CDS encoding 5'-3' exonuclease; translation: MTDRQSLMLLDTASLYFRAFFGVPDSITAPDGTPVNAVRGLLDFLTRLIDQYQPTHVACCWDNDWRPQWRVDLVPSYKAHRVVEEVPEGSDVEEVPDPLAVQVPVIAETLAALGIAVVGADGYEADDVIGTLATDAGMAVDVVTGDRDLFQLVSDGGDNDPGGPGHRVRVLYTARGVGRHEVLTDAVVQEKYGVAAARYADFATLRGDSSDGLPGVKGVGEKTAASLLASYGDIAGVRAAAADPGTPLAAGMRAKINAAADYLDVAPRVVAVARDIEAIDRSALDLRRPGSVPERPAPADPEVLAALVSRWGLDSSVERLLAVLRG
- a CDS encoding DeoR/GlpR family DNA-binding transcription regulator, with the protein product MNRDDRLASLLDMVVARDHVQVEDVVSELSVSPATARRYLDSLAAQQLVVRTRGGARMQPSSGDLPLRYKAARHSAQKARIAVAAAHLVQPGQVVAINGGTTTTEVARELAVHTGLRDSGQPVTVVTNAVNIAGELAVRAHLRVVVTGGVVRAQSYELTGPLADLLLGQVEIDTLFLGVNGLDADAGACAHDDGEASIAASLAARSARVVVVADSSKLGHRAFARIVPAAQIDAVITDDRADQSVVASLRGAGIEVTLV